A region of Anopheles merus strain MAF chromosome 2R, AmerM5.1, whole genome shotgun sequence DNA encodes the following proteins:
- the LOC121589446 gene encoding shootin-1-like — protein MDISQTSPSRRSSIPIPKRKTSLHLYIAGGGGSSSNSSSNVGSASASINDDEPSFTRSMLGSFVQADSSPGGVGVAGAGSGTTVSTPSEYVQLKESHNRLMEKCEHLTKRNAQLETSNEQLNYNVKQLVGDLENSQRVLTDFTEKNRRLRRKLSEIIPTPAPGEEGVTVDAVESDDEGPDALPTRTRDSGSGATGTTVGAEPSGKGTEVDSLLNEMEKLKSYLNNVELQLYEANEKISELLENKQQYEETNRKLREENAELNKVARLMSRNMLESIDTSKRLENSFIQVQRERDHLVRQNRDSVDSKTSTNEEIQKMRSEIELQRKTYEAQFIEYKSLMSEEHERKTNDQIVALELEVEGLRQQLDEALQRAERAEGEVLALRQQLRISRLREWQSSASPGSTNIVGISEVLDSDDPLVTLLGQCSLTEGSPAGTSSHLSHVATNVPAQPPSLPPPPPPPPPPPPAPPLPANNFANSKHLTSTGTADGCDRALGLSEAISQQKLNHVAITNVNSQHPATGLDSVIADIKSGKVTLRRRRPNLPNHSAGDETTGTSDSIRDSEQDYNQMVARNPGLKEMYDILAKMKRRNRKSKIIVESELVGRGQDGTDGAARRTRLLMDVTDL, from the exons ATGGACATCTCGCAAACATCCCCTTCAAGACGTAGCAGCATTCCGATACCGAAACGGAAAACATCGCTCCACCTGTACATtgccggtggcggtggttCATCTTCAAACTCATCGTCAAACGTCGGTTCGGCTTCGGCTTCGATAAACGACGATGAACCTTCGTTCACGCGCAGCATGCTCGGTTCATTCGTACAAGCGGATTCATCGCCCGGTGGCGTTGGTGTTGCGGGTGCAGGAAGCGGCACAACGGTCAGCACGCCGTCCGAGTACGTTCAGCTAAAGGAAAGCCATAACCGACTGATGGAAAAGTGCGAACATT TGACCAAACGCAACGCCCAGCTTGAAACATCGAACGAACAGCTCAACTACAATGTAAAGCAACTCGTTGGAGATCTGGAAAACTCGCAGCGTGTACTAACGGATTTTACGGAGAAAAACCGGCGCCTAAGGCGTAAACTATCCGAAATCATTCCTACACCAGCGCCCGGCGAGGAAGGTGTCACCGTTGACGCGGTAGAGAGCGATGACGAGGGGCCAGATGCTTTGCCGACTCGTACACGGGATTCGGGGTCAGGTGCAACCGGAACCACGGTTGGCGCTGAGCCGAGCGGAAAGGGTACCGAGGTGGACAGTTTGctgaatgaaatggaaaagctCAAGTCCTACCTGAACAACGTGGAGCTACAGCTGTACGAGGCGAATGAAAAAATCTCGGAACTGTTGGAAAAT AAGCAACAGTACGAGGAAACGAATCGGAAACTGCGAGAGGAAAATGCGGAACTAAACAAGGTGGCGCGGCTAATGTCACGAAACATGCTGGAATCAATCGATACTAGTAAAAG GCTGGAAAACTCGTTCATTCAGGTGCAACGCGAACGTGACCACTTGGTGCGTCAAAATCGCGATTCTGTCGACTCGAAAACAAGCACAAACGAAGAGATTCAAAAGATGCGCTCCGAAATTGAGCTGCAGAGGAAAACGTACGAGGCACAGTTCATCGAATAT AAAAGTCTCATGAGCGAAGAGCACGAGCGCAAGACGAACGATCAGATCGTTGCCCTTGAGCTGGAGGTCGAGGGGTTGCGGCAGCAGCTGGACGAAGCGTTGCAGCGGGCCGAACGGGCCGAGGGCGAGGTGCTAGCGCTACGACAGCAGCTCCGTATCAGCCGGCTGCGAGAGTGGCAAAGTTCTGCCAGCCCGGGCTCCACGAACATCGTTGGAATTTCCGAAGTTCTGGACAGTGACGATCCGCTAGTGACGCTGCTAGGCCAGTGCAGTCTGACTGAAGGTTCCCCGGCCGGAACCTCTTCCCATCTCTCACACGTCGCAACCAATGTACCTGCACAACCACCTTcccttccaccaccaccaccgccaccaccaccgccgccaccggccCCACCACTACCAGCTAACAATTTCGCTAACAGCAAGCACCTAACCTCCACCGGGACGGCTGACGGCTGCGACCGGGCGCTTGGCTTAAGCGAGGCGATTTCGCAGCAGAAATTAAATCACGTGGCAATAACGAATGTAAATAGCCAGCACCCGGCAACAG GTCTAGATTCGGTGATTGCTGACATCAAAAGTGGAAAGGTGACGTTAAGGCGACGGCGTCCCAACCTACCCAACCATTCCGCCGGCGACGAGACAACCGGTACCAGTGACAGTATTAGAGATAGTGAGCAGGACTACAACCAGATGGTCGCTCGCAATCCCGGCCTGAAGGAGATGTATGACATTTTGGCGAAGATGAAACGGCGCAACCGGAAATCGAAAATTATTGTCGAATCAGAGCTGGTTGGTCGGGGCCAGGACGGCACTGATGGTGCGGCCCGACGGACCCGTTTGCTGATGGATGTAACCGATTTATGA